In a genomic window of Helianthus annuus cultivar XRQ/B chromosome 10, HanXRQr2.0-SUNRISE, whole genome shotgun sequence:
- the LOC110885880 gene encoding phosphoenolpyruvate carboxylase 2: MAKASIDAQLRRIAPSKVSEDDKLIEYDALLLDKFLDILQNLHGEALRETVQECYELSAGYEGKHDSKKLDELGNVLTSLDAGDSIVIAKAFSNMLNLANLAEEVQIAHRRRIKLKTGDIGDEALAATESDIEETLKKLVNKLKKSPQEVFDALKNQTVDLVFTAHPTQAVRRSLLQKHGRIRDYLAQLYAKDISPDDRQELDESLQREIQAAFRTDEIRRNPPTPQDEMRAGMSYFQETIWKGVPKFLRRVDTALKNIGINERVPYNAPLIQFSSWMGGDRDGNPRVTPEVTRDVCLLARMMAANMYFSQIEDLMFELSMWRCSNELRVRAEEIYRSARRDVKHYIEFWKQVPPNEPYRVVLGDVRDKLYNTRERSRHLLAHGFSDIPEEFAYTYVEQFLEPLELCYRSLCACGDNAIADGTLLDFLRQVSTFGLSLVRLDIRQESERHTDVLDAITQHLEIGSYREWSEDKRQQWLLEELNGKRPLFGPDLPQTEEITDVLDTFHVLAELPSDCLGAYIISMATSPSDVLAVELLQRECHVKKPLRVVPLFERLADLEAAPEAMSRLFSVDWYKNRIHGKQEVMIGYSDSGKDAGRLSAAWMLYQAQEKLVEVAKKYGVKLTMFHGRGGTVGRGGGPTHLAILSQPPETVHGSLRVTIQGEVIEQSFGEEHLCFRTLQRFCAATLEHGMNPPVSPRPEWRQLMDNLATFASEEYRSIVFKEPRFVEYFRLATPETEYGRMNIGSRPSKRKPSGGIESLRAIPWIFAWTQTRFHLPVWLGFGGAFKKVIEKDSKNLLMLQEMYKTWPFFRVTIDLVEMVFAKGDPGIAALNDKLLVSSDLLTFGESLRNNYVETKNLLLQIVGHKELLEADPYLKQRLRLRDAYITTLNVCQAYTLKRIRDPNYHVQLRPHISKDAPEPSKPSDELIRLNPTSEYAPGLEDTLILTMKGIAAGMQNTG, translated from the exons ATGGCTAAGGCATCAATCGATGCTCAGTTGAGGCGTATAGCTCCTTCAAAAGTTTCTGAGGATGACAAGCTTATTGAGTATGATGCTTTGTTGTTGGATAAGTTTCTTGACATTCTTCAGAATTTACATGGGGAAGCTCTCAGAGAAACG GTTCAAGAATGCTATGAGCTTTCTGCCGGATACGAAGGAAAACATGACTCCAAGAAACTGGATGAACTTGGAAATGTCTTAACAAGCTTAGACGCCGGGGATTCAATCGTCATCGCAAAAGCATTCAGTAACATGCTTAATTTAGCAAATTTAGCCGAAGAAGTTCAGATTGCTCATCGCCGAAGGATCAAATTAAAGACTGGTGATATTGGTGATGAAGCTTTGGCGGCAACAGAGTCTGATATAGAAGAAACCCTCAAGAAACTTGTGAATAAGCTTAAAAAATCCCCTCAAGAGGTTTTCGATGCGTTGAAAAATCAAACGGTTGATTTGGTGTTCACTGCTCATCCGACTCAGGCTGTGAGGAGATCGTTGCTTCAAAAACACGGAAG AATTCGGGACTATTTGGCCCAGTTATATGCCAAAGACATCTCTCCTGATGATAGACAGGAACTGGATGAGTCGTTGCAGCGTGAA ATTCAAGCTGCTTTTCGCACAGATGAAATTCGTAGAAATCCTCCGACCCCACAAGATGAAATGAGAGCCGGAATGAGTTACTTTCAAGAAACTATTTGGAAAGGAGTTCCTAAATTTTTACGACGTGTTGACACTGCTCTTAAAAATATCGGGATTAATGAACGGGTCCCATACAATGCACCTCTTATACAATTCTCCTCATGGATGGGTGGTGACCGTGATG GTAATCCTAGAGTAACACCTGAGGTCACAAGGGATGTTTGCTTACTTGCAAGAATGATGGCTGCCAACATGTACTTTTCTCAGATTGAGGATTTAATGTTTGAG TTGTCCATGTGGCGATGTAGTAATGAACTTCGTGTTCGGGCAGAAGAAATCTATAGATCAGCAAGGAGAGACGTAAAACACTACATAG AGTTCTGGAAACAGGTTCCTCCCAATGAACCATACCGCGTTGTTCTTGGTGATGTGAGGGATAAGCTATATAATACACGCGAACGGTCCCGTCATCTATTAGCTCACGGGTTTTCTGACATTCCAGAGGAGTTCGCTTATACCTATGTTGAACAG TTTTTGGAACCGCTTGAGCTATGCTACAGATCACTATGTGCATGTGGCGATAATGCGATTGCCGATGGAACCCTACTTGATTTTCTAAGGCAAGTATCCACATTCGGGCTCTCACTTGTAAGACTCGATATCCGTCAAGAATCCGAACGCCACACGGACGTCTTGGACGCCATTACCCAACATTTGGAAATCGGGTCATATCGGGAATGGTCCGAAGACAAGCGCCAACAATGGCTTCTAGAAGAACTAAATGGAAAACGTCCTCTTTTTGGGCCCGATCTCCCGCAAACTGAAGAAATCACAGATGTTTTGGATACATTCCATGTGTTAGCCGAACTCCCATCTGATTGTTTAGGTGCTTACATCATCTCAATGGCTACATCACCTTCTGATGTCCTTGCAGTTGAACTTCTTCAACGTGAATGCCACGTTAAAAAACCGTTACGCGTTGTTCCCCTTTTTGAACGGCTTGCGGATCTCGAAGCCGCCCCTGAAGCCATGTCGCGTCTTTTTTCAGTCGATTGGTACAAAAATCGAATCCACGGTAAGCAAGAAGTCATGATCGGATACTCCGATTCGGGAAAAGATGCGGGTCGGCTCTCGGCTGCATGGATGCTTTACCAGGCTCAAGAAAAGCTTGTTGAGGTGGCGAAAAAGTACGGTGTTAAGTTAACCATGTTCCATGGACGCGGTGGGACCGTTGGGAGAGGAGGTGGGCCCACCCATTTGGCTATACTGTCCCAACCACCTGAAACCGTTCACGGGTCGCTTCGAGTCACGATTCAAGGCGAGGTTATTGAACAGTCTTTCGGTGAGGAGCATTTGTGTTTTAGAACACTTCAAAGGTTTTGTGCGGCTACACTTGAGCATGGGATGAACCCCCCTGTCTCGCCTCGACCCGAATGGCGTCAACTTATGGATAATCTTGCAACCTTTGCAAGTGAAGAATATCGTTCTATTGTATTCAAGGAACCACGATTTGTCGAGTATTTTCGTCTT GCAACGCCCGAAACAGAGTACGGGCGGATGAATATCGGTAGCCGTCCATCCAAAAGAAAGCCAAGCGGTGGCATAGAATCGCTGAGAGCCATTCCTTGGATCTTTGCGTGGACCCAAACGAGATTTCATCTTCCTGTTTGGCTCGGTTTTGGTGGCGCGTTCAAGAAAGTCATCGAAAAAGATTCCAAGAATCTTTTGATGTTACAGGAAATGTACAAAACATGGCCTTTTTTCCGGGTCACTATCGACTTGGTAGAGATGGTGTTTGCTAAAGGAGATCCCGGCATTGCCGCTTTAAACGACAAGCTGCTTGTTTCTAGTGATTTGTTAACGTTTGGAGAATCGTTACGGAATAACTACGTTGAAACCAAGAATCTTCTCCTCCAG ATTGTTGGACATAAGGAACTTCTAGAAGCTGACCCTTACTTGAAACAAAGGCTCAGACTGCGTGATGCGTACATAACAACCTTGAATGTATGCCAAGCGTACACCCTGAAACGTATTCGTGATCCAAACTATCATGTGCAGTTAAGGCCTCATATCTCTAAAGATGCGCCTGAGCCAAGTAAACCGTCTGATGAACTTATTAGGCTGAACCCGACAAGCGAATATGCACCAGGGTTGGAGGACACACTCATCTTGACCATGAAGGGCATTGCTGCGGGAATGCAGAATACCGGTTGA